In Mycolicibacterium alvei, a single window of DNA contains:
- a CDS encoding fructose bisphosphate aldolase: protein MVNQQQADKMTTGKGFIAALDQSGGSTPKALRLYGVEESAYSSEEEMFDLIHQMRSRIITSPVFNGDRVLAAILFEQTMDRSIDGKPTATYLWEDKGVVPLLKIDKGLADVADGVQVMKPMPGLDDLLARAAKNGIFGTKERSVIGAADADGIAAVVAQQFEVAKQVLSHGLVPIIEPEVTISISDKAEAEDLLRDEITKNLDALPADQLVMLKLTLPTVANHYQSLVGHPKVMRVVALSGGYSRDDANKMLAENTGVIASFSRALTEGLSAQQSDDEFNATLDKSIQSIYDASVAG, encoded by the coding sequence ATGGTGAACCAGCAGCAGGCCGACAAGATGACCACGGGTAAGGGCTTCATCGCCGCGCTCGACCAGAGCGGCGGGTCGACCCCCAAGGCACTCCGTCTCTACGGGGTCGAAGAGAGCGCCTACTCCTCCGAGGAGGAGATGTTCGACCTGATCCACCAGATGCGCTCGCGCATCATCACCTCCCCGGTGTTCAACGGTGACCGGGTGCTGGCCGCGATCCTCTTCGAGCAGACCATGGACCGCTCCATCGACGGCAAGCCCACCGCGACCTACCTCTGGGAGGACAAAGGCGTGGTGCCGCTGCTGAAGATCGACAAGGGTCTGGCCGACGTCGCCGACGGCGTGCAGGTGATGAAGCCGATGCCCGGCTTGGACGATCTGCTGGCCCGCGCGGCGAAGAACGGCATCTTCGGCACCAAGGAGCGCTCGGTGATCGGCGCTGCCGACGCCGACGGTATCGCCGCCGTGGTCGCCCAGCAGTTCGAGGTGGCCAAGCAGGTGCTCTCGCACGGTCTGGTCCCGATCATCGAACCCGAGGTCACCATCTCGATCTCCGACAAGGCCGAGGCCGAGGACCTGCTCCGCGACGAGATCACCAAGAACCTCGACGCGCTGCCCGCCGACCAGTTGGTCATGCTCAAGCTGACGCTGCCGACCGTCGCCAACCACTACCAGTCGCTGGTCGGTCATCCGAAGGTGATGCGGGTCGTGGCGCTGTCCGGCGGCTACTCGCGCGATGACGCCAACAAGATGCTCGCCGAGAACACCGGTGTGATCGCCAGCTTCAGCCGGGCGCTCACCGAGGGTCTTTCGGCCCAGCAGAGCGATGACGAGTTCAACGCCACGCTGGACAAGTCCATCCAGTCCATTTACGACGCGTCCGTCGCGGGCTAG
- a CDS encoding MBL fold metallo-hydrolase: MTTSMTQIRTDLWETRTDTPFPGLTTHAYLWTPGGHNALFYCPAGDADFATLDSLGGVDDHYLSHQDEAGPMLARIAERFGSLLHAPAAERERIGQHHPIDVPLSSRHVDDRGVEVIPTPGHTPGSTCYLVRGAEGRYLFTGDSMFVAADGRWATFVVPGYGDAAAMADSLNLLASLQPDVVISSAFGLRAVTAIDGAEDWSRCVDEARRSIPVTR; encoded by the coding sequence ATGACCACCTCGATGACCCAGATCCGGACGGATCTCTGGGAAACACGCACCGATACACCGTTTCCCGGACTGACCACGCACGCCTACCTGTGGACGCCGGGCGGACACAACGCGCTGTTCTACTGCCCCGCCGGTGACGCCGACTTCGCCACGCTGGATTCGCTGGGCGGGGTCGACGATCACTATCTGTCGCATCAGGACGAGGCCGGGCCGATGCTGGCCCGCATCGCCGAGCGGTTCGGTTCCCTGTTGCACGCGCCCGCCGCCGAACGCGAGAGGATCGGGCAGCACCATCCGATCGACGTACCGCTGTCCTCCCGGCATGTCGATGACCGCGGCGTCGAGGTGATACCCACCCCCGGACACACGCCGGGCAGCACCTGCTATCTCGTGCGAGGTGCCGAGGGCCGTTACCTGTTCACCGGGGACTCCATGTTCGTTGCTGCCGACGGACGGTGGGCGACCTTTGTGGTCCCGGGTTACGGCGACGCCGCAGCCATGGCCGACAGCCTGAACCTGTTGGCGAGTCTGCAACCCGATGTCGTGATCTCCAGCGCCTTCGGGCTACGTGCGGTCACCGCCATCGACGGGGCCGAGGACTGGTCCCGATGTGTCGATGAGGCGCGGCGCTCGATACCGGTGACCCGTTGA
- a CDS encoding nitronate monooxygenase produces the protein MHTALCDELGIDVPIFAFTHCRDVVVAVSKAGGFGVLGAVGFTPEQLEIELNWIDDHIGDHPYGVDIVIPNKYEGMDADMSADDLKGMLQSLVPQEHLDFAKKILADHGVPVDHSDDDALQLLGWTEATATPQVEIALKHPKMTLIANALGTPPKDMIDRIHAEGRKVAALCGSPSQARKHADAGVDIIIAQGGEAGGHSGEIGSIVLWPQVVKEVAPVPVLAAGGIGSGQQIAAALALGAQGAWTGSQWVMVEESEHTEQQHAAYAKATSKDTVRSRSFTGKPARMLRNDWTDAWENPDNPKPLGMPLQYMVSGMAVAATHKYPNESVDVAFNPVGQVVGQFTKVEKTSAVIERWVQEYLEATGHLNALNEAAGV, from the coding sequence ATGCACACCGCACTCTGCGACGAGCTCGGGATCGACGTCCCGATCTTCGCATTTACTCACTGTCGCGACGTTGTGGTCGCCGTAAGCAAGGCCGGTGGTTTCGGCGTGCTGGGCGCCGTGGGATTCACCCCCGAGCAGCTCGAGATCGAATTGAACTGGATCGACGACCACATCGGTGACCATCCGTACGGCGTCGACATCGTCATCCCGAACAAGTACGAGGGCATGGACGCCGATATGTCCGCCGACGACCTCAAGGGCATGCTGCAGTCCCTGGTGCCCCAGGAGCATCTGGATTTCGCCAAGAAGATCCTCGCCGACCATGGGGTGCCGGTCGACCACAGCGACGACGACGCCCTGCAACTTCTCGGCTGGACCGAGGCCACCGCGACACCTCAGGTCGAGATCGCGCTGAAGCACCCCAAGATGACGCTGATCGCCAACGCGCTGGGCACCCCGCCGAAAGACATGATCGACCGCATCCACGCCGAAGGCCGAAAGGTCGCGGCGCTGTGCGGTTCGCCGTCGCAGGCCCGCAAGCACGCCGACGCGGGCGTCGACATCATCATCGCCCAGGGCGGCGAGGCCGGCGGCCACAGCGGCGAGATCGGCTCGATCGTGCTGTGGCCCCAGGTGGTCAAGGAGGTGGCCCCGGTTCCGGTCCTGGCCGCCGGCGGCATCGGCAGCGGTCAGCAGATCGCCGCTGCCCTGGCACTCGGCGCGCAGGGCGCCTGGACCGGATCGCAGTGGGTGATGGTCGAGGAGAGCGAGCACACCGAGCAGCAGCACGCCGCGTACGCCAAGGCCACCAGCAAGGACACCGTGCGCAGCCGCTCGTTCACCGGTAAACCGGCCCGCATGCTCCGCAACGACTGGACCGACGCCTGGGAGAACCCGGACAACCCGAAGCCGCTCGGTATGCCGCTGCAGTACATGGTGTCCGGTATGGCCGTCGCGGCGACGCACAAGTACCCCAATGAGAGTGTCGACGTCGCATTCAACCCGGTGGGCCAGGTCGTCGGCCAGTTCACGAAGGTCGAGAAGACCTCGGCGGTGATCGAACGCTGGGTGCAGGAGTACCTGGAGGCGACCGGCCACCTGAACGCCCTGAACGAGGCCGCCGGCGTGTGA
- a CDS encoding competence/damage-inducible protein A has translation MSARAGIIVTGTEVLTGRVQDRNGPWLADQLLELGVELAHITICGDRPRDITAQLRFLADEGVDLIVTSGGLGPTADDLTVATVAEFCGRELALDVAMEERIAAILRRLIGDRPGVDFDAVRAANRKQAMVPVGAEVLAPVGTAPGVVVGGDGPTIVVLPGPPRELQPMWHTAVATEAVQQAISGRTQYRQEMLRMFGLAESGLAETLREAEGAIAGFDALEITTCLRRGELEIVTRYEPDAADAYRDLVTLLRDRHGATLYSEDGTTVDEQVAGLLAGHRIATAESCTAGLLAARLADIPGCSDYFAGGVVSYSNEAKAEMLNVDPVLIAECGAVSEPVVESMVNGALYHFGADTAVAISGIAGPDGGSPEKPVGTVCFAVRAGSVAITRTLLLPGNRSDIRERATTVAMHLLRRALTGVGD, from the coding sequence GTGAGCGCACGCGCAGGCATCATCGTCACCGGAACCGAAGTACTCACCGGCAGGGTTCAGGATCGCAACGGCCCGTGGCTGGCTGACCAGCTGCTCGAGCTTGGCGTCGAGCTCGCACATATTACGATCTGCGGCGACCGCCCCCGCGACATCACGGCCCAACTACGGTTCCTGGCCGACGAGGGCGTGGACCTGATCGTGACGAGCGGCGGGCTGGGGCCGACGGCCGACGACCTCACCGTCGCGACGGTTGCCGAGTTCTGCGGTCGTGAACTCGCACTCGACGTGGCCATGGAGGAGCGGATCGCCGCCATCCTGCGCAGGCTGATCGGTGACCGGCCCGGCGTGGATTTCGATGCGGTACGTGCGGCCAACCGTAAGCAGGCCATGGTGCCCGTCGGTGCCGAGGTCCTCGCGCCCGTCGGTACCGCCCCCGGCGTCGTTGTGGGCGGCGACGGCCCCACCATCGTGGTGCTGCCCGGCCCGCCGCGGGAGTTGCAGCCGATGTGGCACACCGCCGTCGCGACCGAGGCTGTGCAACAGGCTATTTCAGGCCGAACGCAGTACCGGCAGGAAATGCTGCGGATGTTCGGCCTCGCCGAATCCGGTCTGGCCGAGACGTTGCGTGAGGCCGAGGGCGCCATCGCGGGTTTCGACGCACTGGAGATCACCACGTGCCTGCGTCGCGGCGAACTTGAGATCGTCACGCGATATGAGCCCGACGCCGCCGATGCCTACCGGGATCTTGTGACGCTGTTGCGCGACCGGCACGGTGCCACGCTGTACTCCGAGGACGGCACCACCGTCGACGAGCAGGTGGCCGGGTTGCTCGCCGGACACCGGATCGCCACCGCCGAATCCTGCACTGCCGGACTCCTGGCCGCCCGATTGGCCGATATCCCAGGCTGTTCCGACTACTTTGCCGGTGGGGTGGTCAGCTATTCGAACGAGGCCAAGGCCGAAATGCTGAACGTAGATCCGGTTCTGATCGCCGAGTGCGGTGCAGTGTCCGAACCGGTGGTCGAATCCATGGTCAACGGCGCGCTATATCACTTCGGTGCCGATACCGCGGTGGCGATCAGCGGCATCGCCGGACCGGACGGCGGCTCCCCGGAAAAGCCCGTCGGCACCGTATGTTTCGCGGTCCGGGCCGGATCGGTGGCCATCACCCGGACCCTGCTGCTCCCGGGCAACCGATCCGACATCCGGGAGCGAGCCACCACGGTTGCCATGCACCTGCTGCGTCGGGCCCTCACCGGGGTTGGCGACTGA
- a CDS encoding glycoside hydrolase family 2 protein, whose product MGFAGLVVVALLVLSLCVADFPPFAKPEPPSGRVELAQGWQLASARTVTADGASLSMPGEVNADWHPVKRMPSTVLAALQDDGTYPDLYVGDNLTEVPDDLYRQDWWYRTTFVAPQGSSSYRLEFPGVNYRAEVWLNGKLIAGNTLLVGMHTVHEIDATPWINPGGANTLAVKVTPEQALQDIDGVELADSWWDWLNWNRIGYQGPDKNPLRGNSYVADRNAGIFKPVYLSYSGQVVLSDPLVTTELPLPANDSARLTVYSDIRNTADVAMRGVVRARISRPGRPTISVDQPVSLAPGEKREIRFDPDAFTALQVRNPDLWWPYTMGRPDLYDLRLDFVRYGRPTDSLDSRFGIRSVQQHRDNDEQFPDLGRGGNFYLTVNGRDFLARGAAYTPDLLFQYDPQREDAILGYVRDLGLNMLRLEGKFPGDNIIERADELGIPLMYGWMCCNQWEKWWQWDDEDRRVADESMRSQILSLRGHAAAFLWANGSDGKPPAPVLDGYRRILGELHWPNTVVDTVSSMARGADGEPDWDGIHMAGPYTWRPPSYWFDGRYQATRGSNAEQGDNEHIPPFASLQKFIPPDRLWPINEAWYFHAGANPSNAALESIRTAVMQRYGSSRGAEEFARKAQLAHYESTRAQFEAFAAGGWDNHKMTIYWMLNNHWPSFFGHLFDYYLRPGGAYFGAKKGLRPLSVVFDSYATGNHDTAEVKVVNQSPQERTGLRVRVRTYDLTGRMRDDRGSEVPAVPSNGVVPGLTLPRLALDSPVVFVRCELLDESGAVVADNTYWQSQKLDDVGPPVNDQAFDLVQSSWADMTPLNTMAPAPLEVTAHRTDSAEGASVLIRLHNPGHQIAFFERAEITTTRDGEEILPIEYSDNYVTVYPGETAEITGTVTGSEHGPNWVRVGGYNSAPTVVPIDQRARR is encoded by the coding sequence ATGGGTTTCGCCGGCCTTGTTGTGGTCGCACTACTCGTGTTGTCGCTGTGCGTGGCCGATTTCCCGCCGTTCGCCAAGCCGGAGCCGCCGTCGGGGCGGGTAGAGCTGGCCCAGGGCTGGCAGCTGGCCTCGGCGCGCACCGTGACCGCCGACGGTGCGTCGCTGTCCATGCCGGGCGAGGTGAACGCGGACTGGCACCCCGTCAAACGGATGCCGTCCACGGTCTTGGCGGCACTGCAGGACGACGGCACCTACCCCGACCTGTACGTCGGGGACAACCTGACCGAGGTGCCCGACGACCTGTACCGCCAGGACTGGTGGTACCGCACGACGTTCGTCGCGCCGCAGGGAAGCTCGAGCTACCGGCTGGAGTTCCCCGGCGTCAACTACCGCGCCGAGGTCTGGCTCAACGGCAAGCTGATCGCGGGCAATACACTGCTGGTGGGCATGCATACGGTCCACGAGATCGACGCGACTCCGTGGATCAACCCCGGCGGGGCCAACACGTTGGCCGTCAAGGTGACACCCGAGCAGGCGCTGCAGGACATCGACGGGGTAGAGCTGGCCGACAGCTGGTGGGACTGGCTCAACTGGAACCGCATCGGCTACCAGGGGCCGGACAAAAACCCACTGCGCGGCAATTCCTATGTGGCCGACCGCAATGCGGGCATCTTCAAACCCGTCTATCTGAGCTATTCGGGCCAGGTCGTGCTCAGTGACCCGCTGGTCACCACCGAGCTTCCGTTGCCCGCCAACGACAGCGCCCGGCTCACCGTCTACTCCGACATCCGCAACACCGCTGACGTGGCGATGCGCGGAGTGGTACGGGCCCGGATCAGCCGGCCCGGAAGGCCGACCATCTCGGTGGATCAACCGGTCAGCCTGGCGCCGGGGGAGAAGCGTGAAATCCGTTTCGACCCAGATGCTTTCACCGCGTTGCAGGTGCGCAACCCCGACCTGTGGTGGCCCTACACCATGGGTCGGCCCGATCTCTACGACCTGCGGTTGGATTTTGTGCGCTACGGGCGGCCCACCGACAGCCTGGATTCCCGGTTCGGTATCCGCTCGGTGCAACAGCACCGGGACAACGACGAACAGTTTCCCGACCTGGGTCGTGGCGGCAACTTCTACCTGACCGTGAACGGGCGGGATTTTCTGGCCCGGGGTGCGGCGTACACGCCCGATCTGCTGTTCCAGTACGACCCACAGCGTGAGGACGCCATCCTGGGATACGTCCGGGACCTGGGGCTGAACATGTTGCGCCTGGAGGGAAAGTTCCCGGGCGACAACATCATCGAGCGGGCCGACGAATTGGGCATACCGCTGATGTACGGGTGGATGTGCTGCAACCAGTGGGAGAAGTGGTGGCAGTGGGACGACGAGGATCGGCGGGTGGCCGACGAGAGCATGCGCTCGCAGATCCTCTCGCTGCGCGGGCACGCGGCGGCGTTCTTGTGGGCCAACGGCAGCGACGGCAAGCCTCCGGCGCCGGTGCTCGACGGCTACCGCCGCATCCTGGGGGAGCTGCACTGGCCCAACACCGTCGTCGACACGGTGTCGTCCATGGCCCGCGGCGCCGACGGTGAGCCCGATTGGGATGGCATCCACATGGCCGGCCCGTACACCTGGCGCCCGCCGAGCTACTGGTTCGACGGGCGTTATCAGGCCACCCGCGGCTCCAACGCCGAACAGGGCGACAACGAACACATCCCACCGTTCGCCAGCCTGCAGAAGTTCATCCCGCCGGACAGACTGTGGCCGATCAACGAGGCCTGGTATTTCCACGCCGGGGCGAATCCCAGCAACGCCGCCCTGGAGAGCATCCGTACCGCGGTCATGCAACGCTACGGATCATCCCGCGGCGCTGAGGAATTCGCCCGCAAGGCCCAGTTGGCCCACTACGAGTCGACGCGCGCCCAGTTCGAGGCGTTCGCCGCCGGCGGGTGGGACAACCACAAGATGACCATCTACTGGATGCTCAACAATCACTGGCCGTCGTTCTTCGGACACCTCTTCGACTACTACCTGCGGCCCGGCGGCGCCTACTTCGGGGCCAAGAAGGGGCTGCGCCCGCTGTCGGTGGTGTTCGACTCCTACGCCACCGGCAACCACGACACCGCCGAGGTCAAGGTGGTCAACCAGTCACCGCAGGAGCGCACGGGCCTTCGGGTGCGGGTGCGGACCTACGATCTGACCGGCCGGATGCGCGATGACCGAGGTTCCGAGGTGCCGGCCGTGCCGTCGAACGGGGTGGTGCCTGGATTGACGCTGCCCCGGCTGGCGCTGGATTCGCCGGTGGTGTTCGTCCGCTGCGAACTGCTCGACGAGTCCGGCGCTGTCGTCGCCGACAACACGTACTGGCAGTCGCAGAAACTCGACGATGTCGGCCCTCCGGTCAACGACCAGGCATTCGACCTGGTGCAGAGCAGCTGGGCCGATATGACCCCGCTCAACACCATGGCACCGGCACCGTTGGAGGTGACCGCACACCGGACGGACTCGGCCGAGGGCGCGAGCGTGCTGATCCGATTGCACAATCCGGGACACCAGATCGCCTTCTTCGAGCGGGCCGAGATCACCACGACCCGCGATGGTGAGGAGATCCTGCCGATCGAGTACTCCGACAATTACGTCACGGTGTACCCGGGCGAGACGGCCGAGATCACCGGCACGGTGACCGGGTCGGAGCACGGACCCAACTGGGTCCGGGTCGGCGGTTACAACAGCGCACCGACGGTGGTACCGATCGACCAGCGGGCACGACGATAG
- a CDS encoding ArsR/SmtB family transcription factor produces the protein MDEVFKALADPSRRLLLDSLNDTNGQSLRELCSGLSMARQSVSKHLAVLEAANLVTTLRQGREKLHYLNAEPINAIADRWIDRYDSTRVPALADLKTVLESAAKPGEFVYTTYIPTTPERLWQAITNPEYSRGYLGHAIESEWQKGSTYAWVEGGLRIEDPEQVVVESDAYQRLAFTFHTFTPELSRIAPDLSEEDVIKAAAEPRSRVSFDIEPVGDQVKLTLIHDGFDPGGAVQETISHDWPIKLSSLKSGLEHAV, from the coding sequence GTGGACGAGGTCTTCAAAGCGCTGGCGGATCCGAGTCGGCGGCTGCTACTGGACAGCCTCAACGACACGAACGGTCAGAGCCTGCGAGAGCTCTGTAGCGGACTGTCGATGGCGCGGCAATCGGTCAGCAAGCACCTGGCGGTGCTGGAGGCGGCCAATCTCGTCACGACGCTGCGTCAGGGTCGGGAGAAACTGCACTACCTCAACGCCGAACCGATCAATGCCATCGCCGACCGCTGGATCGACCGGTACGACTCCACGCGGGTGCCGGCCCTCGCTGACCTGAAGACGGTATTGGAAAGCGCGGCCAAGCCGGGCGAGTTCGTGTACACCACCTACATCCCCACCACCCCGGAGAGGCTGTGGCAGGCGATCACCAACCCGGAGTACTCCCGCGGCTACCTGGGACATGCCATCGAATCCGAGTGGCAGAAGGGGTCGACCTACGCCTGGGTCGAAGGCGGACTCCGGATTGAGGACCCCGAGCAGGTGGTCGTCGAGTCCGATGCCTATCAGCGGTTGGCCTTCACGTTCCACACGTTTACGCCCGAACTGAGTCGGATTGCTCCGGATTTGAGCGAGGAGGACGTCATCAAGGCGGCGGCCGAACCCCGGTCGCGCGTGTCGTTCGACATCGAACCGGTCGGGGATCAGGTGAAGCTCACGCTGATCCACGACGGTTTCGACCCGGGCGGTGCCGTGCAGGAGACGATCTCGCACGACTGGCCGATCAAACTGTCCAGCCTGAAGTCAGGACTGGAGCACGCAGTTTAG
- a CDS encoding HAD family hydrolase, translated as MVRMLSTPESLEEIGDGPGGAQVGAFFDLDGTLVEGFTATAHAGHRIRRRQAAAGEILGIVEAAVRYRIGRIPFDRLLVRAAGYLRGESLLELDELGEYLFESRIIQRVYPHMRDVVHRHQDRGHTVVMSSSALTIHAEPVARHLGISHVLCNHFLTDGQGRLTGGIVEPVIWGASKAAAVQHFCHDTQIDLAHSYFYADGYEDDALMRLVGRPRPVNPRPRLAAMASDEDWPVLTVPRP; from the coding sequence ATGGTCCGGATGCTGTCGACACCCGAGTCACTCGAGGAAATCGGGGACGGTCCGGGTGGCGCGCAGGTGGGGGCCTTCTTCGACCTGGACGGCACACTGGTGGAAGGGTTCACCGCCACGGCGCACGCCGGCCATCGCATCCGCCGGCGACAGGCCGCCGCCGGCGAGATCCTGGGAATCGTCGAAGCCGCGGTGCGGTACCGGATCGGCCGGATTCCGTTCGATCGACTGTTGGTCCGAGCGGCCGGGTACCTGCGGGGCGAATCGCTGCTCGAGCTCGATGAGCTGGGCGAGTACCTGTTCGAGAGCCGCATCATCCAGCGGGTCTACCCGCACATGCGCGACGTGGTGCATCGTCACCAGGACCGCGGCCACACCGTCGTGATGAGTTCCTCGGCCCTGACGATCCACGCCGAGCCCGTTGCCCGGCACCTCGGGATCAGCCACGTGCTGTGCAATCACTTCCTGACCGATGGCCAGGGGCGGCTGACCGGGGGAATCGTCGAACCCGTCATCTGGGGTGCGAGCAAAGCCGCTGCGGTGCAGCATTTCTGCCACGACACACAGATCGACCTCGCCCACAGTTACTTCTACGCCGACGGTTACGAGGACGATGCGTTGATGCGGTTGGTGGGCCGGCCCCGGCCGGTGAACCCGCGGCCGCGTCTGGCCGCCATGGCCTCCGACGAGGATTGGCCGGTTCTCACCGTGCCGCGACCCTAG
- a CDS encoding alpha/beta fold hydrolase: protein MVIPIDRPKLEGNVAVGDGRQLGFAEFGDPQGRAVFWLHGTPGARRQIPTEARIYAERNHIRLIGVDRPGIGSSTPHQYDRVLDFGDDLRTIADTLGINKMSVIGLSGGGPYTLATAAAMPDRVVAAGVLGGVAPMIGPDAISSPLMQLGAAVAPILEVAGAPIRLAASGLIRLIRPVASPALEIYARISPEGDRRMLGRPEFKAMFLDDLLNGSRKQLAAPFYDIVVFERDWGFRLDEVKVPVRWWHGDHDHIVPFAHGQHVVSRLPDAVMTELPYESHLGGLGCAEEIMGTMISMWDESKTD, encoded by the coding sequence ATGGTCATTCCGATCGATCGCCCCAAATTGGAAGGCAATGTTGCCGTCGGCGACGGCCGTCAGCTCGGCTTCGCCGAATTCGGTGACCCGCAGGGCCGTGCGGTGTTCTGGCTGCACGGCACCCCGGGTGCCCGCCGGCAGATCCCGACCGAGGCCCGGATCTATGCCGAACGCAACCACATCCGGTTGATCGGCGTGGACCGGCCCGGCATCGGTTCGTCCACCCCACACCAGTACGACCGCGTGCTCGATTTCGGTGACGATCTGCGCACCATCGCCGACACCCTGGGCATAAACAAGATGTCCGTCATCGGATTGTCCGGGGGCGGGCCGTACACGCTGGCCACCGCGGCGGCCATGCCCGACCGGGTGGTCGCGGCCGGGGTGCTCGGCGGGGTGGCTCCGATGATCGGCCCCGACGCGATCAGCAGTCCCCTGATGCAACTCGGCGCGGCGGTCGCACCGATTCTGGAGGTGGCCGGTGCCCCGATCCGGTTGGCCGCCTCCGGACTGATCCGGCTGATCCGCCCGGTCGCCTCCCCGGCCCTGGAGATCTATGCGCGGATCTCCCCCGAGGGTGACCGACGCATGCTCGGCCGGCCCGAGTTCAAGGCGATGTTCCTCGACGATCTGCTCAACGGCAGCCGTAAGCAGTTGGCCGCCCCGTTCTACGACATCGTGGTGTTCGAGCGTGACTGGGGCTTCCGACTCGACGAGGTCAAGGTTCCGGTGCGCTGGTGGCACGGCGACCATGACCACATCGTTCCGTTCGCGCACGGCCAGCATGTGGTGTCGCGACTGCCCGATGCGGTGATGACCGAACTGCCCTACGAGAGCCACCTCGGTGGACTGGGCTGCGCCGAGGAGATCATGGGCACGATGATCTCGATGTGGGACGAGTCGAAAACCGACTGA
- the yaaA gene encoding peroxide stress protein YaaA gives MIVLLPPSETKRTGGDGPPVRLDILSSPELTPLRQSLIDELIALAADPPACRKALAISAGQGAEIERNAALRQAPTMPAIERYTGVLYDALDIGSLRGAAAARARSRLAVGSALFGLLRADDPVPAYRLSASSKLPGQPGLAARWRPRLEPVLADLSARELIVDLRSGSYAGLGRIPGAVRVQVLAERADGQRTVVSHFNKAHKGHLARALVSSRSEPDSAAGVAAVARRAGMKLDRDDNELTVVVPA, from the coding sequence GTGATCGTGCTCCTGCCACCGTCGGAGACCAAACGCACCGGCGGGGACGGCCCGCCGGTGCGTTTGGACATTCTGAGCTCCCCTGAACTCACCCCGCTCCGCCAGTCACTGATCGACGAACTGATCGCTTTGGCCGCCGACCCGCCGGCCTGCCGGAAGGCACTGGCCATTTCCGCCGGCCAGGGCGCCGAGATCGAACGCAACGCTGCGCTCCGGCAGGCACCCACGATGCCCGCCATCGAGCGATACACCGGGGTGCTCTACGACGCCCTCGATATCGGATCGCTGCGCGGTGCGGCCGCCGCGCGGGCCCGCAGTCGTCTGGCCGTCGGGTCGGCGCTGTTCGGTCTGCTCCGTGCTGATGATCCGGTGCCCGCATACCGGCTGTCAGCCTCATCCAAACTGCCCGGGCAACCTGGACTCGCCGCCCGCTGGCGCCCACGGTTGGAGCCGGTACTGGCCGATCTGTCGGCCCGCGAACTGATCGTCGATCTGCGATCCGGCTCCTACGCGGGTCTGGGCCGGATCCCCGGTGCGGTGCGGGTACAGGTGCTGGCCGAACGAGCCGACGGACAACGCACCGTGGTCAGTCATTTCAACAAGGCGCACAAGGGCCACCTGGCGCGTGCCCTGGTCAGTTCCCGAAGCGAACCCGACAGTGCTGCCGGTGTCGCAGCGGTGGCCCGCCGAGCCGGGATGAAGTTGGACCGCGACGACAACGAACTCACCGTCGTGGTGCCGGCCTGA